One Chlamydia sp. DNA window includes the following coding sequences:
- a CDS encoding tRNA (guanosine(46)-N7)-methyltransferase TrmB produces the protein MKPQDLKLPYFWDARCPKIEDNVFYVPGYYSRYGEFVMPTWQALFANNNPICCELCSGNGDWIVEQALKDSSVNWVAVEKRFDRVRKIWSKMNNHKVNNLFIVCGEAQTFFSQYVEDALFRKIVVNFPDPWPKFRHRKHRLFQDPFVQDMVRTLVKGGQLTLATDDHVYLVNAVKIMLDYLSPRLKEPFYISVKDNYGGSWFENLWRSKGQEIFYTEFTKEVGI, from the coding sequence GTGAAACCACAAGATTTAAAACTTCCGTATTTCTGGGATGCACGTTGCCCAAAGATAGAAGATAATGTGTTCTATGTTCCGGGCTATTATTCTCGATACGGAGAGTTCGTAATGCCTACATGGCAAGCTCTGTTTGCTAATAATAATCCTATTTGTTGTGAGCTTTGCTCTGGAAATGGGGATTGGATTGTAGAGCAAGCATTGAAGGATTCTTCTGTTAACTGGGTTGCTGTTGAAAAACGTTTTGATCGAGTTCGTAAGATTTGGTCGAAAATGAATAATCATAAGGTGAATAATCTGTTCATTGTTTGTGGTGAAGCACAAACTTTTTTTTCGCAGTATGTAGAAGATGCTTTGTTTCGAAAAATTGTAGTAAATTTCCCAGATCCTTGGCCGAAGTTTCGACATCGTAAGCACCGGCTATTCCAAGACCCTTTTGTTCAAGATATGGTAAGGACTTTAGTAAAAGGGGGACAGTTGACCTTAGCTACAGACGATCATGTTTATCTAGTGAATGCTGTGAAAATTATGCTTGATTATCTTTCTCCAAGGCTAAAAGAGCCTTTCTACATTAGTGTAAAAGATAATTACGGCGGATCATGGTTTGAGAACTTATGGAGATCTAAAGGACAAGAGATTTTCTACACGGAATTTACAAAGGAAGTTGGGATATAG
- the rplT gene encoding 50S ribosomal protein L20, whose translation MVRATGSVASRARRKRVLKQAKGFWGDRKGHFRQSRSSVMRAMAFNYMHRKDRKGDFRSLWISRLNVASRIHGLSYSRLINGLKHAGINLNRKMLSEMAIHDPEGFALVATQAKCALEASVQG comes from the coding sequence ATGGTAAGAGCAACTGGTTCAGTAGCTTCTAGAGCGCGTCGTAAGCGCGTTTTGAAACAGGCAAAAGGGTTCTGGGGAGACAGAAAGGGGCACTTTCGTCAGAGCCGGTCTTCTGTTATGCGGGCTATGGCTTTTAACTACATGCACCGAAAAGATCGTAAAGGAGATTTCCGAAGTCTGTGGATTTCTCGTTTGAACGTAGCTTCCAGGATTCATGGTTTGTCCTATAGTCGTTTGATTAATGGGCTTAAGCATGCAGGTATCAATCTAAACAGAAAAATGTTGTCCGAGATGGCTATTCATGATCCCGAGGGGTTTGCTTTGGTAGCTACTCAGGCTAAGTGTGCTTTAGAAGCCTCTGTTCAGGGATAG
- the infC gene encoding translation initiation factor IF-3 — translation MALNLKINRQIRAPKVRVIGSSGEQLGILSIKEALDLAREADLDLVEVASSSEPPVCKIMDYGKYRYDVTKKEKDSKKAQHQVRVKEVKLKPNIDDNDFLTKVKQARAFIEKGNKVKVSCMFRGRELAYPEHGHKVVQRMCQGLEDIGFVESEPKLNGRSLICVIAPGTLKIKKKQEKVHAQDEKQ, via the coding sequence GTGGCTTTAAACCTAAAGATAAATAGGCAGATACGAGCTCCCAAGGTGCGTGTGATAGGTTCCTCTGGTGAGCAGCTAGGCATATTGAGTATAAAAGAGGCCCTAGATTTAGCCAGGGAAGCTGATTTAGACCTTGTTGAGGTTGCTTCGAGCTCAGAGCCTCCCGTGTGCAAAATCATGGACTACGGGAAGTATCGTTATGACGTGACTAAGAAGGAAAAAGACAGTAAGAAAGCTCAGCACCAGGTGCGAGTCAAAGAGGTCAAACTGAAGCCGAATATTGATGATAATGACTTTCTTACGAAAGTAAAACAAGCCAGGGCCTTTATTGAAAAGGGAAATAAAGTAAAGGTTTCTTGTATGTTTCGGGGGAGAGAGCTGGCCTATCCTGAGCATGGGCATAAAGTTGTGCAAAGAATGTGTCAGGGGTTAGAAGATATTGGCTTTGTCGAATCTGAGCCCAAGTTGAATGGCCGTTCGTTGATTTGTGTTATTGCTCCCGGAACACTAAAAATTAAGAAAAAACAGGAAAAAGTCCATGCCCAAGATGAAAAGCAATAA
- a CDS encoding calcium-binding protein: MEKTRKFETALENLEQLKKISYDYSNKNAETSSHHKALSEMKQALHYIDHYFKQTGAIPQKDIDKAIKETDFLIAGVQDVFSFLEDRQEDIYRSLSEDYFHLNHTYDVAREHLNKVVEQEAPSPSLEICQDQEEFLNNLVEVKKDRSYELFYMANENNKRFYTDTLAQIIYKQGKIHESMHENDPLTKTIVWNSDEITKLASSLVYTNDMPIRLFYKKALTDMSAELTVNVHNALMALFLARYEATGVSCQPKKENISYFNDFLYFLRKASTLLNEKDLLDLQEKHSQSLVSLLSAKLYDHTINFEEASNYIVLNISSKLQQEEGKKPLSAGQYVAEIYDELHRLFSRYPSGPLFKAIDRMLDPYLKEFDPILLGILPCLEGKLTQGDKAIRIIRAPSPVSQSSILYANCNGEFLHFLDAKTCQGDKILVINIQNRLSRKDRARSRVIEESLQNYASVHICAFPEPEDLLDGLEKVHGELETFVDFFSSVQQEFFKFKAQGFCVLPEEVKEDVGIFLEHIVPALKDVFFSKKKILFKNDKILLLHLIYYFIVFNLVEQLDPNIMLIMSKDGLDYASVFVTGFAFFEDRGSWDEDSLKWIVAKMLAPTLVARDRLVFAQHVELFSKFLNCLRKNRQNLKALRNFFSYDLERWNFSGT, from the coding sequence ATGGAAAAGACTCGTAAGTTTGAAACAGCCTTAGAAAATTTAGAGCAATTAAAAAAAATTTCTTACGATTATTCCAACAAAAATGCAGAAACTTCTTCTCATCATAAAGCTCTTTCAGAAATGAAACAGGCTTTACATTACATAGACCACTATTTCAAACAAACAGGAGCTATCCCTCAAAAAGACATAGATAAAGCAATTAAAGAAACGGATTTCCTTATTGCAGGGGTACAAGACGTTTTTTCTTTTCTAGAGGATCGGCAAGAAGATATCTACCGCTCACTATCTGAAGACTATTTTCATCTTAATCACACTTATGATGTAGCTCGTGAACACCTAAATAAAGTAGTAGAACAAGAAGCCCCATCCCCTTCCTTAGAGATTTGCCAAGACCAGGAAGAGTTTCTCAATAATCTAGTCGAAGTTAAGAAAGATCGTTCCTACGAGCTTTTCTACATGGCGAATGAAAATAATAAACGGTTTTATACTGATACTTTAGCGCAAATTATCTACAAACAAGGGAAAATTCATGAGTCTATGCATGAAAATGATCCCTTAACGAAAACAATTGTATGGAATAGTGATGAGATCACGAAATTAGCTTCTTCCCTAGTCTACACGAATGATATGCCAATTCGTTTGTTTTATAAGAAAGCACTCACTGACATGAGTGCGGAACTTACTGTTAATGTGCATAATGCCTTGATGGCGTTATTCTTAGCTCGTTATGAAGCTACGGGTGTAAGCTGTCAGCCAAAAAAAGAAAATATCAGCTATTTTAATGATTTTCTGTATTTTCTGAGAAAGGCTTCGACCCTTCTGAATGAAAAAGATCTTCTGGACTTACAAGAAAAGCACTCCCAATCACTGGTTTCTTTACTAAGCGCTAAACTATATGATCACACTATCAATTTTGAAGAAGCTTCTAATTATATCGTTCTGAATATCTCTTCGAAGCTTCAGCAAGAAGAAGGAAAAAAACCTTTGTCTGCAGGACAATATGTTGCAGAAATTTATGATGAGTTGCATAGACTATTTTCCAGATACCCTAGCGGCCCATTGTTCAAAGCTATAGATAGAATGCTCGATCCTTACCTGAAAGAATTTGATCCGATTCTTTTAGGAATTCTCCCTTGCCTTGAAGGAAAATTGACGCAGGGAGATAAAGCAATCCGTATTATTCGTGCACCCAGTCCCGTTTCACAAAGCTCTATTCTATACGCTAATTGTAACGGGGAATTCTTACATTTTCTTGATGCTAAAACATGCCAGGGAGACAAAATTTTAGTTATAAATATTCAAAATCGATTATCGCGTAAAGATCGTGCAAGAAGCCGTGTGATTGAAGAATCTTTGCAAAATTATGCTTCTGTACACATATGTGCATTCCCAGAACCAGAAGATTTATTGGATGGGTTAGAAAAGGTTCATGGAGAATTAGAAACCTTTGTAGATTTTTTCTCTTCCGTACAACAAGAGTTTTTTAAATTTAAAGCTCAGGGGTTCTGTGTTCTTCCAGAGGAAGTAAAAGAAGATGTGGGAATCTTTTTAGAACATATAGTTCCTGCTCTTAAAGATGTTTTCTTTTCTAAGAAGAAAATTTTGTTCAAAAATGACAAAATCTTGCTCTTACACCTAATTTATTACTTTATCGTCTTTAATCTGGTAGAGCAGCTAGACCCTAATATTATGCTGATCATGTCGAAAGACGGATTAGATTATGCTTCTGTTTTCGTTACAGGATTTGCCTTTTTCGAAGATAGGGGAAGTTGGGATGAGGATAGTTTGAAATGGATAGTAGCAAAAATGTTGGCGCCAACGCTAGTTGCCAGAGACAGGCTAGTATTTGCTCAACATGTGGAGTTATTCAGTAAGTTCTTAAATTGTTTAAGAAAAAATCGTCAAAACTTAAAAGCTCTTCGAAATTTCTTTTCTTATGATTTAGAGCGTTGGAATTTTTCTGGTACCTAA
- a CDS encoding LptF/LptG family permease, with protein MVIWKRYLLSRFWLSLSSLFFLSIVFYASIHHSLHAFRESKTAIAGAPLQLSLLYYLSQISLKAEFVLPQLVAIASTITLFSMQSKREILLLQASGLSLKTLIRPLILSGSLITLLLYANFQWLHPICEKISVTKEHMDKGTLEKAQEKIPALYLKDQTVLIFSSINHRAATLNNVFWIKGPKTIYAIKKLAFTTPSLPIGLEVSYFSEDENHEMSLTQFFDMKEFPELEFSYYDNPFSKIFITGKDCGFSAFLQAIPWHATKFGLSTSVPQRILSLLTLFYYMLISPLLCIAAAILSAYLCLRFHRLPKITWAYLVPLGVINIFFVFLKAGMVLANNNVLPALQVMCVPAGFILLITLYAYRKLA; from the coding sequence ATGGTTATCTGGAAACGCTATCTACTTTCTCGCTTCTGGCTTTCTCTGTCCTCTTTATTTTTCCTGTCCATCGTATTTTATGCTTCCATCCACCACTCACTGCATGCTTTCCGAGAAAGCAAAACAGCTATTGCTGGAGCTCCGCTACAACTTTCTCTACTTTACTACCTTTCTCAAATTTCTTTAAAAGCAGAGTTTGTTCTCCCTCAGCTTGTAGCGATTGCTTCGACTATCACGCTATTTTCTATGCAAAGCAAGAGAGAAATTCTTCTGTTGCAAGCTTCTGGACTTTCTCTTAAAACTTTGATTCGGCCATTAATTTTATCTGGCAGCTTAATTACCCTTCTTCTCTATGCAAATTTCCAATGGCTCCATCCTATTTGTGAAAAAATTTCTGTTACCAAAGAGCATATGGATAAAGGAACTTTGGAAAAAGCGCAGGAAAAAATTCCTGCTCTCTATCTAAAAGACCAAACCGTTCTTATTTTTTCTTCCATTAACCATAGAGCCGCAACACTGAACAATGTTTTCTGGATTAAAGGACCCAAAACGATCTATGCAATAAAAAAGCTCGCGTTCACCACCCCGTCTCTTCCTATCGGACTTGAAGTTTCATACTTCTCTGAAGATGAAAATCATGAAATGTCTCTAACTCAATTTTTTGATATGAAAGAATTCCCTGAGCTAGAGTTCAGCTATTATGATAATCCATTTTCCAAAATCTTTATCACAGGAAAAGACTGTGGTTTTTCCGCCTTTTTGCAAGCAATCCCTTGGCATGCAACCAAGTTTGGACTCTCGACAAGTGTCCCCCAAAGAATCCTATCATTACTCACCTTGTTTTATTACATGCTTATCTCTCCACTGCTTTGTATTGCAGCCGCAATTTTATCCGCATATCTTTGCCTGCGTTTCCATCGACTCCCTAAAATCACTTGGGCATATTTGGTCCCTTTGGGAGTGATCAATATTTTCTTTGTTTTTTTGAAAGCGGGTATGGTTCTTGCCAATAATAATGTATTACCTGCTCTTCAAGTGATGTGTGTCCCAGCAGGCTTTATACTTCTAATTACCCTCTATGCTTACCGCAAACTTGCTTAG
- a CDS encoding ribonucleotide-diphosphate reductase subunit beta codes for MQADILDGKQKRVNLNSKRLVNCNQVDVNQLVPIKYKWAWEHYLNGCANNWLPTEIPMGKDIELWKSDLLSEDERRVILLNLGFFSTAESLVGNNIVLAIFKHVTNPEARQYLLRQAFEEAVHTHTFLYICESRGLDEKEIFNAYNERATIKAKDDFQMEITGKVLDPNFCTDSVEGLREFIKNLVGYYIIMEGIFFYSGFVMILSFHRQNKMIGIGEQYQYILRDETIHLNFGLDLINGIKEENPEVWTPELQQEIIELIQRAVDLEIDYAKDCLPRGILGLRASMFIDYVQHIADRRLERIGLKPIYHTKNPFPWMSETIDLNKEKNFFETRVTEYQHAASLTW; via the coding sequence ATGCAAGCAGATATTTTAGATGGAAAACAGAAACGAGTTAATCTAAATAGTAAGCGTCTAGTGAACTGTAACCAAGTCGATGTGAACCAACTTGTTCCGATTAAGTACAAGTGGGCTTGGGAACATTATTTGAATGGCTGTGCGAATAACTGGCTCCCCACAGAGATTCCTATGGGGAAAGATATAGAGTTATGGAAATCAGATCTTCTTTCCGAAGATGAGCGACGAGTCATTCTTTTAAATTTAGGCTTTTTTAGTACTGCAGAGAGTTTAGTTGGAAACAATATTGTTCTGGCAATTTTTAAGCATGTTACTAATCCAGAGGCAAGACAATACCTTTTGAGACAAGCTTTTGAGGAGGCTGTTCATACTCATACCTTTTTATATATTTGTGAATCTCGTGGATTAGATGAAAAAGAAATTTTTAATGCGTACAATGAGCGCGCTACGATCAAGGCCAAAGATGATTTCCAGATGGAGATTACAGGGAAAGTTCTAGATCCTAACTTTTGTACAGATTCTGTCGAAGGGTTACGAGAGTTTATCAAGAACTTAGTGGGCTATTACATCATTATGGAAGGGATTTTCTTCTATAGTGGATTTGTTATGATCCTTTCTTTCCATCGACAAAATAAAATGATTGGTATTGGAGAGCAGTATCAGTATATCTTGAGAGATGAAACGATTCATTTGAATTTCGGTCTCGATTTAATTAATGGGATTAAAGAAGAGAATCCAGAGGTTTGGACTCCAGAATTGCAACAGGAAATTATTGAATTGATTCAAAGAGCTGTAGATTTGGAAATCGATTATGCAAAAGATTGTCTTCCTCGAGGTATTTTAGGCTTGAGAGCCTCTATGTTTATCGACTACGTACAACATATTGCGGATCGTCGTTTGGAAAGAATAGGGCTGAAACCTATTTACCATACAAAAAACCCGTTCCCTTGGATGAGTGAAACTATCGACCTTAATAAGGAGAAGAATTTCTTTGAGACAAGAGTTACTGAATATCAGCATGCGGCAAGTTTAACTTGGTAA
- the murB gene encoding UDP-N-acetylmuramate dehydrogenase — MTTAFPFLVQESIPLSRFSTFRIGGPARYFKELTSVDEALTVFAFLKTASLPYIVIGKGSNCLFDDQGFDGLVLYNNIQGKQFLSDTQIKVYSGVSFSLLGKRLSSQGFSGLEFAVGIPGTVGGAVFMNAGTTSANTASLLVNVEVINHSGELLSIPREKLLFSYRTSPFQKEQVFIVSATFQLTKDPTAAKRAKSLMEERVSKQPYESPSAGCIFRNPEGISAGALIDQAGLKGLTVGGAQISEKHGNFMINTGNARAADILKLIEIVQETLTKKGVVLQKEVRIIPFRP, encoded by the coding sequence ATGACTACAGCTTTTCCCTTCTTGGTTCAAGAATCTATCCCATTGAGTCGCTTCTCCACCTTTCGTATTGGTGGTCCCGCTCGCTACTTTAAAGAACTAACCTCTGTGGATGAAGCTTTGACTGTCTTTGCATTCTTAAAAACTGCATCTTTACCCTATATTGTCATTGGCAAAGGCTCTAACTGCCTTTTTGATGACCAAGGCTTCGATGGTCTTGTTTTGTATAACAACATTCAAGGGAAGCAATTTCTTTCTGACACACAAATTAAAGTGTACTCTGGCGTTTCTTTTTCTCTTTTAGGGAAACGCCTTTCTTCCCAAGGTTTTTCAGGTCTAGAGTTTGCTGTAGGTATCCCAGGTACCGTTGGCGGAGCCGTGTTCATGAACGCAGGCACCACTTCAGCTAATACAGCATCCCTACTCGTTAATGTAGAAGTTATTAATCATTCAGGAGAGCTACTTTCAATCCCTAGAGAAAAACTTCTTTTCTCTTATCGAACATCTCCTTTTCAAAAAGAACAGGTATTCATTGTCTCTGCGACATTCCAACTAACAAAAGATCCCACGGCGGCGAAACGAGCAAAAAGTTTGATGGAAGAAAGAGTCTCAAAGCAACCTTATGAAAGCCCTTCTGCAGGCTGCATTTTTCGCAATCCCGAAGGTATCTCTGCCGGAGCGCTAATAGATCAGGCAGGATTAAAAGGGCTGACTGTAGGTGGCGCACAAATATCTGAGAAACACGGTAATTTCATGATTAATACAGGGAATGCTCGTGCCGCAGATATCTTAAAACTTATTGAGATCGTTCAGGAAACTCTTACAAAAAAGGGTGTTGTTTTACAAAAAGAAGTACGAATCATTCCCTTCCGTCCCTAA
- the rpmI gene encoding 50S ribosomal protein L35: MPKMKSNKSVAARFKLTGSGQLKRTRPGKRHKLSKRSSQQKRNLSKQPLVDQGQVSMYKRMMLV; encoded by the coding sequence ATGCCCAAGATGAAAAGCAATAAGTCCGTTGCGGCGCGTTTCAAATTGACTGGTTCTGGTCAGTTAAAGAGAACTCGTCCAGGGAAAAGACACAAATTATCAAAAAGATCTTCGCAACAGAAACGTAATCTGTCTAAGCAGCCTTTAGTGGATCAAGGACAGGTGAGTATGTATAAGCGAATGATGCTTGTTTAA
- a CDS encoding class I SAM-dependent methyltransferase, which translates to MLKKIDVFFSNVIKLSHALFQQVVEPGDVVVDATCGNGKDALFLAQLLKGEGRLVVYDIQQEALDRAKNNFEQGLSPKERSVIEMKLCSHEHIQEQGAKIFHYNLGYLPSGDKRITTCKTSTMTSIQKALELVSPLGVVSVVCYPGHEEGAEELVCIKQLATNLDVKDWEVCIHYSVNRKNAPQILLFRRRQG; encoded by the coding sequence ATGCTAAAAAAAATAGATGTATTTTTTAGTAATGTCATAAAGCTTTCTCATGCACTTTTTCAACAAGTAGTAGAACCTGGAGATGTGGTTGTAGATGCTACTTGCGGGAATGGGAAAGATGCTTTGTTTCTTGCTCAGTTACTTAAAGGTGAAGGTCGTTTAGTTGTTTACGATATTCAGCAAGAAGCTTTGGATCGCGCAAAGAATAACTTTGAACAAGGATTGTCGCCTAAAGAAAGATCTGTAATTGAAATGAAGCTATGTTCACATGAACATATTCAAGAGCAGGGAGCAAAGATTTTCCATTATAATCTGGGTTACTTGCCGAGTGGAGATAAAAGAATTACTACTTGCAAAACATCAACAATGACGAGCATTCAAAAAGCTTTAGAGTTAGTCTCTCCCTTAGGAGTTGTTAGTGTCGTTTGTTATCCAGGGCATGAAGAAGGTGCTGAAGAATTAGTTTGCATAAAGCAACTAGCCACTAATTTGGATGTAAAGGACTGGGAAGTGTGTATCCACTACTCGGTAAATAGGAAGAATGCTCCTCAAATTTTGCTTTTTAGAAGACGTCAGGGTTAG
- the pheS gene encoding phenylalanine--tRNA ligase subunit alpha, with protein sequence MTIQEELEAVKQQFSCDLSLAHSSKDLFDLKVKYLGKKGVFRSFADQLRECPASQKAAVGASVNTCKQYIEKVLLERGEAIAAKEEAEEFLKEKVDVSLPSGGVASGGRHVIKRVLDDIVDIFVHFGFCVREAPNIESEKNNFSLLNFEEDHPARQMQDTFYLDPTTVLRTHTSNVQSRELARNKPPIKIVAPGECFRNEDVSARSHVIFHQVEAFCVDEDISFSDLTVMLSSFYHVFFGRKVELRFRHSYFPFVEPGIEVDISCECQGKGCSLCKHSGWLEVAGAGMIHPNVLRKAGIDPEEYSGYALGMGIERLAMLKYGISDIRLFSENDLRFLRQFS encoded by the coding sequence ATGACTATTCAAGAGGAACTTGAGGCTGTTAAGCAGCAGTTTAGTTGTGATTTGAGCCTTGCGCATTCTTCTAAAGACCTTTTCGATTTGAAAGTAAAATATCTGGGGAAGAAGGGAGTCTTTCGCAGTTTTGCTGATCAGTTAAGAGAGTGTCCTGCATCGCAAAAAGCGGCTGTTGGTGCTTCCGTTAATACATGTAAGCAGTATATCGAGAAAGTCTTACTAGAAAGAGGCGAGGCTATTGCAGCAAAGGAAGAAGCTGAAGAGTTCCTTAAAGAAAAGGTTGATGTAAGCTTGCCAAGCGGGGGAGTTGCCTCGGGGGGTAGGCATGTTATCAAGAGGGTTCTTGATGATATTGTAGATATCTTTGTTCATTTTGGGTTTTGTGTTCGAGAAGCTCCTAATATTGAAAGCGAAAAGAATAACTTTTCGCTTTTGAATTTTGAGGAGGATCATCCTGCTCGACAAATGCAAGATACTTTCTACCTAGATCCGACTACCGTTTTGCGTACACATACTTCGAATGTGCAATCGCGAGAATTAGCTAGAAATAAGCCGCCAATTAAAATCGTAGCTCCAGGAGAATGTTTCCGTAACGAAGATGTTTCTGCACGTTCTCACGTGATTTTTCATCAGGTGGAAGCTTTCTGCGTAGATGAAGATATTTCTTTTTCGGACTTGACAGTGATGTTGTCGAGCTTTTACCATGTTTTCTTCGGGCGCAAGGTAGAGCTACGGTTTAGACATAGCTATTTCCCTTTTGTAGAGCCTGGGATTGAAGTGGATATTTCTTGTGAGTGTCAGGGAAAAGGTTGTTCTTTGTGTAAGCACTCTGGTTGGCTAGAGGTAGCAGGGGCGGGAATGATCCATCCAAATGTTTTGCGTAAAGCAGGTATTGATCCAGAAGAGTATTCGGGGTATGCTTTAGGAATGGGTATAGAGCGTCTTGCAATGCTCAAGTATGGCATTTCTGATATTCGTTTGTTCAGCGAGAACGATTTGCGGTTTTTGCGACAGTTTTCTTAA
- a CDS encoding LptF/LptG family permease has product MPILWKVLIFRYLKTTAFCTLSLICISIISSLQEIVSYIAKDVPYMTVFKVTAYQIPYLLPFMLPASCFISAFTLFRKLSDNNQIIFLKASGASQSMIVFPVLVASGILCCFNFYTCSELASICRFQTGKEIANIAMTSPALLLQTLQKKENDRIFIAIDHCGKSNFDNVIIALKHNQEISNIGFVETIIPDVNKDSVQAKNVLVISKIPLFSEARTSNPNEFYLETLDELLIPKITTTLFAGKSYMKARTDYLPWKQLIRDTHVHLAEIIRRISIGLLCSTMTFSGLALGTYKPRFRKPVLIYALFPILNLIFLIVGKNTIHLVSALMLFLFPQLLSWGIFSWRIYKENQGHA; this is encoded by the coding sequence ATGCCTATTCTATGGAAAGTTCTTATTTTCCGTTATTTAAAAACAACAGCTTTCTGTACGCTTAGCTTAATCTGTATTTCTATCATCAGTTCTTTGCAAGAAATTGTAAGTTACATTGCTAAGGACGTCCCTTATATGACTGTCTTTAAAGTCACGGCTTACCAAATTCCTTATCTTCTCCCTTTCATGCTTCCTGCTTCTTGCTTTATCTCAGCTTTTACCTTATTCCGAAAACTTTCTGATAATAACCAAATCATTTTTTTAAAAGCTTCTGGAGCCTCTCAAAGCATGATTGTCTTTCCTGTTTTGGTTGCTTCTGGAATCTTGTGCTGTTTTAACTTTTACACGTGCTCTGAATTGGCTTCTATTTGCCGCTTTCAAACCGGAAAAGAAATCGCCAATATCGCTATGACATCCCCAGCACTTTTACTACAAACTCTGCAGAAAAAAGAGAACGACCGTATATTTATCGCAATCGATCATTGTGGGAAAAGTAATTTTGATAATGTAATCATCGCTTTAAAACATAACCAAGAAATATCTAACATAGGTTTTGTTGAAACCATCATTCCTGATGTCAACAAAGACTCTGTTCAGGCGAAGAACGTCTTAGTGATCTCTAAAATTCCCCTTTTTTCAGAAGCTCGTACATCTAATCCCAATGAATTCTATCTAGAAACTTTGGATGAGCTTCTTATTCCTAAAATCACTACGACATTATTTGCTGGAAAATCGTACATGAAAGCACGCACAGATTATTTGCCATGGAAGCAATTAATCCGAGATACTCATGTGCACTTAGCAGAAATCATTCGCCGTATTTCTATAGGGCTATTGTGTAGTACCATGACTTTTTCAGGATTAGCACTAGGAACTTATAAGCCAAGATTTCGTAAACCCGTTCTTATCTATGCGCTCTTTCCAATACTGAATCTTATCTTCCTTATCGTTGGGAAAAATACAATTCATTTAGTCTCTGCTTTAATGCTTTTCCTCTTCCCTCAACTACTCTCTTGGGGTATTTTCTCTTGGCGAATATATAAAGAAAATCAAGGACATGCATAG
- the nusB gene encoding transcription antitermination factor NusB, producing MSVIASDEVRAFARASRSFPKQKLRELILQALYALELAPEGEDSLVRLLMAESLVSKKNALYALVFCKAIRARLADLDAQLNATIRTTSLARLTIIERNILRMMLFEYQQSQNCSPVPVAVLIAETARLIKKFSYVEGSSLILAVLGSIFDHPVSTLDSPLEPTSMCG from the coding sequence ATGTCAGTGATAGCTTCTGACGAAGTTCGTGCTTTTGCTCGCGCAAGCCGGTCTTTTCCAAAGCAAAAATTACGAGAACTCATTTTACAAGCACTGTATGCTTTGGAATTAGCTCCTGAAGGAGAGGACTCTCTAGTTCGTCTATTGATGGCAGAATCCTTAGTTTCTAAAAAAAACGCGCTCTATGCTCTGGTGTTTTGCAAAGCAATTCGAGCGCGCTTAGCAGATCTAGATGCTCAGCTTAATGCGACCATCCGCACGACATCTCTTGCTCGTTTAACCATTATCGAACGTAATATTCTCCGTATGATGCTCTTCGAGTATCAGCAAAGCCAAAATTGTTCTCCTGTCCCCGTCGCAGTTCTTATAGCAGAAACAGCTCGCTTGATTAAAAAATTTAGTTATGTAGAAGGAAGTTCTCTTATTCTTGCTGTTTTAGGTTCTATTTTTGATCATCCAGTCTCAACCCTAGATTCTCCTCTTGAACCTACCTCTATGTGTGGTTAG